From a region of the Geothrix sp. 21YS21S-2 genome:
- a CDS encoding GAF domain-containing protein translates to MPYLSWSEGGVVRRHEVADPVQLGRDPVLCPVALPGDVSVSRAHAMLAKVGGRWWIRDLESRNGTLLNGLSVSTPIGSALEDGDEIGLGDWCLKFTEGFPGLDGINFIEGVGDLFAEIKPEPGQAMVLLRALELLHRSSESLLREGSSYIMFRSILAEALKLMGAERGFVVMVNPDGTWQSLHRVGDVEDRQGLSHSVVAYVLAHRTGVLSNSPLIDPRFGGESLLELTVGAVMCAPMEVAGEIQGVLYLDRAQQGRPFSRFDLALLQAFVRQGAVALRHTELVQKAMRQAEIQGEYLRLRTLHERIVKRMGELLGAMGSSLRWIQSYSESGYGDLAAVLRHQTSRIQHLVESGLQETLLEVPRETPVSTSLQALQEVLEPVWRDLLTIRNIPLTLESVPAGTVWVAGDLATQALMGLVEPLLMRAPEGGTVQGRWLDQTSDWTLRLAFSSGMAIPTPDPWTLRTLQESGIRWHWNDQALTLEFPKDVNHTQDSRALPLLGLVTEEMELVGLFESVAQAEELGLHLLEAEPPRSPVHPFKYLVIDAKGTQDPVAVVDAYRRNASFTTVPILVVRARDDQFPQFLAAGTTDCLPEGFRWETLHHRLQVLRGHDELQRKARAAERLDSLRQMAGTLKHEINNPLAVISMQIELLARKYPDEPKLQKVMEMVERIRVLVQVLQRMREASTEDYPGGESIFKLG, encoded by the coding sequence GTGCCCTACCTGTCCTGGAGCGAGGGAGGCGTCGTGAGGCGCCACGAGGTTGCCGATCCGGTGCAGCTGGGCCGGGATCCCGTGCTGTGCCCCGTGGCCCTGCCCGGGGACGTCAGCGTCTCGCGGGCCCACGCCATGCTGGCGAAGGTGGGCGGCCGCTGGTGGATCCGGGACCTGGAGTCCCGCAACGGCACCCTGCTCAACGGGCTCTCGGTCTCCACGCCCATCGGGAGCGCCCTGGAGGACGGGGACGAGATCGGCCTGGGGGACTGGTGCCTGAAGTTCACGGAAGGGTTCCCCGGCCTGGACGGGATCAACTTCATCGAGGGCGTGGGCGACCTGTTCGCCGAGATCAAGCCCGAGCCCGGCCAGGCCATGGTGCTCCTGCGCGCCCTGGAGCTGCTGCACCGGTCCTCCGAGAGCCTGCTGCGGGAGGGCAGCTCGTACATCATGTTCCGCAGCATCCTGGCCGAGGCCCTGAAGCTCATGGGGGCGGAACGGGGCTTCGTGGTGATGGTGAACCCGGACGGGACCTGGCAGAGCCTGCACCGCGTGGGCGACGTGGAGGACCGCCAGGGCCTGTCCCATTCCGTGGTGGCCTACGTCCTCGCCCACCGCACCGGGGTGCTCAGCAACTCCCCCCTGATCGACCCCCGCTTCGGGGGCGAGAGCCTGCTCGAGCTCACCGTCGGGGCCGTCATGTGCGCCCCCATGGAGGTGGCCGGCGAGATCCAGGGCGTGCTCTACCTGGACCGCGCCCAGCAGGGCCGGCCCTTTTCCAGGTTCGATCTGGCCCTGCTGCAGGCCTTCGTGCGACAAGGCGCCGTGGCCCTGCGCCACACGGAGCTCGTGCAGAAGGCCATGCGCCAGGCCGAGATCCAGGGCGAGTATTTGCGCCTTCGGACCCTGCACGAGCGCATCGTCAAGCGCATGGGGGAGCTGCTGGGGGCCATGGGGTCGAGCCTGCGCTGGATCCAGAGCTATTCCGAGAGCGGCTACGGCGACCTGGCCGCGGTGCTTCGCCACCAGACCAGCCGCATCCAGCACCTCGTGGAATCCGGCCTCCAGGAGACCCTCCTGGAAGTGCCCCGGGAGACCCCCGTCTCCACCAGCCTCCAGGCCCTTCAGGAGGTGCTGGAGCCGGTGTGGCGGGACCTCCTCACCATCCGGAACATCCCACTGACCCTCGAGTCCGTCCCCGCCGGCACGGTGTGGGTGGCGGGGGACCTGGCCACCCAGGCCCTCATGGGTCTGGTGGAGCCCCTCCTCATGCGGGCCCCCGAAGGCGGAACCGTGCAGGGCCGCTGGCTGGATCAGACTTCGGACTGGACGCTGCGCCTGGCCTTCTCCTCCGGGATGGCCATCCCCACGCCGGACCCCTGGACCCTCCGGACCCTCCAGGAGTCGGGCATCCGCTGGCACTGGAACGACCAGGCCCTGACCCTGGAGTTCCCCAAGGACGTCAACCACACCCAGGACAGCCGGGCCCTGCCCCTCCTGGGCCTGGTCACGGAGGAGATGGAACTGGTGGGCCTCTTCGAAAGCGTGGCCCAGGCCGAGGAACTGGGCCTCCACCTCCTGGAGGCCGAGCCGCCCCGCTCTCCGGTCCACCCGTTCAAGTACCTCGTCATCGACGCCAAGGGGACCCAGGACCCCGTGGCCGTCGTGGACGCCTACCGGCGCAACGCCAGCTTCACCACGGTGCCCATCCTCGTGGTGCGGGCCCGCGACGACCAGTTCCCCCAGTTCCTGGCCGCGGGCACCACGGACTGCCTTCCCGAGGGCTTCCGGTGGGAGACCCTCCACCACCGGCTCCAGGTGCTGCGCGGCCACGACGAGCTCCAGCGCAAGGCCCGGGCCGCGGAACGACTGGACTCCCTGCGCCAGATGGCCGGAACCCTCAAGCACGAGATCAACAACCCCCTGGCCGTGATCTCCATGCAGATCGAGCTCCTGGCCCGCAAGTACCCCGACGAGCCCAAGCTCCAGAAGGTGATGGAGATGGTGGAAAGGATCCGGGTGCTGGTGCAGGTCCTGCAGCGGATGCGGGAGGCCTCGACCGAGGACTACCCGGGCGGGGAGAGCATCTTCAAGCTGGGCTAG
- a CDS encoding YhbY family RNA-binding protein, producing MLTPRQRQHLKAKAHPLKANVHIGKAGLTDALAQELDVMLESLELMKLRLNQNTPEDEASAVEALTAKVPGLEVVRVLGHTVLVFRASRNKPTAYPLP from the coding sequence ATGCTCACCCCCAGACAACGCCAGCACCTCAAGGCCAAGGCCCACCCCCTCAAAGCCAACGTCCACATCGGCAAGGCCGGGCTCACCGACGCCCTGGCCCAGGAACTCGACGTCATGCTCGAAAGCCTCGAACTCATGAAGCTCCGCCTCAACCAGAACACCCCCGAGGACGAGGCGAGCGCCGTGGAGGCCCTTACCGCCAAGGTTCCCGGCCTCGAAGTGGTGCGCGTCCTGGGCCACACGGTCCTGGTGTTCCGGGCGAGCCGGAACAAGCCCACCGCCTATCCCCTGCCCTGA
- a CDS encoding IgA Peptidase M64, whose amino-acid sequence MLRTLSALFLASALMAQAPRTLRVDYYHTGTAASETFTQDRTVLEPLPWPGDPAKALDTSNLGKYFFEVVDRATNRVLFSRGFNSIYGEWETTGEARSTPRTFSESLRFPRPGGPVQINVKKRDARNAFREIWSFSLDPADMSVDSAPPPSPGALIAIQRSGAPAEKVDLLILGDGYTREELPRFEQQARRLTEALFARSPFREHRKDFNVWALCPPADAPGVSRPSTGVHRRSPLGTAYDAFGSERYILTFENRALRDAASFAPYDFLEILVNGETYGGAGIFGQFSTVAAGNLYAPYVFVHEFGHHFAGLADEYYTSDVAYESSKDRPEPWELNATADPKAPKWKALVRAGTPLPTPWQKAAFEKASHETQARRRELRAANRPESEMDALFAEEKAFETRLLGTDAHSGKVGAFEGCNYEGTGYFRAQEDCVMFTRDDVPFCAACAGAIERVIALYAK is encoded by the coding sequence ATGCTACGTACCCTTTCCGCCCTGTTCCTCGCTTCCGCACTGATGGCCCAGGCCCCCCGGACCCTTCGGGTGGACTACTACCACACCGGAACCGCCGCCTCCGAGACCTTCACCCAGGACCGCACGGTCCTGGAGCCCCTTCCCTGGCCCGGCGACCCCGCCAAGGCCCTGGACACCTCCAACCTGGGCAAGTATTTCTTCGAGGTGGTGGACCGCGCGACCAACCGGGTCCTCTTCTCCCGGGGCTTCAATTCCATCTACGGGGAGTGGGAGACCACGGGCGAGGCCCGCTCCACCCCGCGGACCTTCTCCGAGTCCCTGCGCTTCCCCCGTCCCGGAGGCCCCGTCCAGATCAACGTCAAGAAGCGGGATGCCCGGAACGCCTTCCGCGAGATCTGGTCGTTCTCCCTGGACCCCGCGGACATGTCGGTCGATTCCGCCCCGCCGCCCTCCCCCGGCGCCCTCATCGCCATCCAGCGGTCCGGCGCCCCGGCGGAAAAGGTGGATCTCCTGATCCTGGGCGACGGCTACACCCGTGAGGAGCTGCCCCGGTTCGAGCAGCAGGCCCGCAGGCTCACCGAGGCCCTCTTCGCCAGGTCCCCCTTCCGGGAGCACCGGAAGGACTTCAACGTCTGGGCCCTGTGCCCCCCCGCCGACGCCCCGGGCGTGTCCCGGCCCTCCACCGGCGTCCACCGCCGCAGCCCCCTGGGCACCGCCTACGACGCCTTCGGGAGCGAGCGCTACATCCTGACCTTCGAGAACCGGGCCCTGCGTGACGCCGCCTCCTTCGCGCCCTACGACTTCCTGGAGATCCTCGTCAACGGCGAGACCTACGGCGGCGCCGGGATCTTCGGGCAGTTCAGCACCGTGGCGGCCGGGAACCTCTACGCGCCCTACGTCTTCGTGCACGAGTTCGGGCACCACTTCGCGGGCCTGGCCGACGAGTACTACACCTCCGACGTCGCCTACGAGAGCTCGAAGGATCGCCCCGAGCCCTGGGAGCTCAACGCCACCGCCGACCCCAAGGCCCCCAAGTGGAAGGCGCTCGTCAGGGCCGGCACGCCGCTGCCCACGCCGTGGCAGAAGGCGGCCTTCGAGAAGGCCAGCCACGAGACCCAGGCCCGGCGCCGGGAACTGCGCGCGGCCAACCGCCCCGAATCCGAGATGGACGCCCTCTTCGCCGAGGAGAAGGCCTTCGAGACCCGGCTCCTGGGCACGGACGCCCACTCCGGGAAGGTGGGTGCCTTCGAGGGCTGCAACTACGAGGGCACGGGGTATTTCCGTGCCCAGGAGGACTGCGTCATGTTCACCCGCGACGACGTGCCGTTCTGCGCGGCCTGCGCGGGCGCCATCGAGCGGGTCATCGCCCTGTACGCCAAATGA
- a CDS encoding glycosyltransferase family 9 protein — protein MRANGTEALKESLRRGDALPEVWIRFPRQLGDVIFALPFLGSLQREWNAAAAELGVTLKWVAVGHAIGAAVFSEAAPSVIAESVIETGGVGKPDPWMLLRRWRKDRPVAVINLSQSVRLILAAWMARVPIRGGIADNNLSLLYTHPFKYRDLPIHIVQRYQPLLEKLTGLADLRWLPITPGLLGGKGALPLLRAAGWDGRPYVVLAFGTRGEEKRWFPEQENWPELSRILMDQGFATVLLGSPDEMPLAAELAALAPGTIDLTGRTTIPEACAVQYHAYGCVGVDTGLSHCSAGAGRPTVTLMNMSLEHLIQPQGPYSVAVRGPAMGLAEGERPGNPRGGGAHRITPLRAANILHALAREAEKEQVGPSSNMGKMMQA, from the coding sequence ATGAGGGCGAACGGGACGGAAGCCCTCAAGGAGAGCCTGCGGCGCGGGGACGCCCTGCCCGAGGTGTGGATCCGCTTCCCCAGGCAGCTGGGGGACGTCATCTTCGCCCTGCCCTTCCTGGGAAGCCTCCAGCGGGAATGGAACGCCGCGGCCGCGGAACTGGGCGTCACGCTCAAGTGGGTGGCGGTGGGCCACGCCATCGGCGCGGCCGTGTTCAGCGAGGCGGCGCCTTCCGTCATCGCCGAGAGCGTCATCGAGACCGGGGGGGTGGGCAAGCCCGACCCCTGGATGCTGCTGCGGCGCTGGCGCAAGGACCGCCCCGTGGCGGTCATCAACCTCAGCCAGTCCGTGCGCCTCATCCTGGCCGCGTGGATGGCCCGGGTGCCCATCCGGGGCGGCATCGCCGACAACAACCTGAGCCTGCTCTACACCCACCCGTTCAAGTACCGGGACCTGCCCATCCACATCGTCCAGCGCTACCAGCCCCTGCTCGAGAAGCTCACGGGCCTGGCCGACCTGCGGTGGCTGCCCATCACCCCCGGGCTCCTGGGGGGAAAGGGCGCCCTGCCCCTGCTGCGCGCCGCGGGCTGGGACGGCAGGCCCTACGTGGTGCTGGCCTTCGGCACCCGGGGCGAGGAGAAGCGCTGGTTCCCCGAGCAGGAGAACTGGCCGGAACTGTCCCGGATCCTCATGGACCAGGGCTTCGCCACCGTCCTCCTGGGCAGCCCCGACGAGATGCCCCTGGCCGCGGAGCTGGCGGCCCTGGCCCCCGGGACCATCGACCTCACCGGCCGCACCACGATCCCCGAGGCCTGCGCGGTCCAGTACCACGCCTACGGCTGCGTGGGCGTCGACACGGGCCTGTCCCACTGCAGCGCGGGGGCGGGGCGGCCCACGGTCACCCTCATGAACATGTCGCTGGAGCACCTCATCCAGCCCCAGGGTCCCTATTCCGTGGCCGTGCGGGGTCCCGCCATGGGGCTGGCCGAAGGGGAGCGCCCCGGAAACCCCCGCGGAGGCGGCGCCCACCGCATCACGCCGCTGCGCGCGGCCAACATCCTGCACGCCCTTGCCCGGGAGGCGGAAAAAGAGCAGGTCGGACCCAGCTCCAACATGGGCAAAATGATGCAAGCGTAG